From the genome of Sander lucioperca isolate FBNREF2018 chromosome 1, SLUC_FBN_1.2, whole genome shotgun sequence, one region includes:
- the LOC116062492 gene encoding snRNA-activating protein complex subunit 1-like, translated as MPRKPPVYSAFFYDPLTEDVEQLLARFQHTDSVRYELFSAIWREIGFSDVFRGIPSVAELKRFCRVALATAVKYFLPPYSYQIRVGGLYLMFGLYHTQLAIPPVKIRLALRDWAPTQKFLKDSLNYGHHDVVYIYEKLVANKAIHYTAMPHFLSFQKQLKPKRDAVCTEFLGRSTAVQELFSADILEEMSNIQSHYEQLKEATVEVSCQATMTHRNFSAQLKDSMSEFITWQKKTFSQENKGKKSVVDDCDDDDDDDDDEDDEVEKHAEAESSSRARLLSSIKQKSYSNFQEASKARRHRQAETVESSSSGADQVQETGARQRKRPPSLRARTQKSLGVTRDDSKLQTWLLSAPKKQERVPVKRTNQTAPFKP; from the coding sequence ATGCCTCGTAAGCCGCCGGTTTACTCTGCTTTCTTCTACGATCCTCTGACAGAAGATGTGGAGCAACTGCTGGCTCGTTTCCAGCACACCGACTCCGTCAGGTACGAGTTGTTCTCAGCCATTTGGAGGGAGATAGGCTTCTCAGATGTGTTCAGAGGCATCCCCAGTGTGGCTGAACTGAAGAGATTCTGCAGAGTAGCGCTGGCCACAGCCGTGAAGTACTTCCTGCCTCCATACAGCTACCAGATTCGAGTGGGAGGCTTGTATTTGATGTTTGGTTTGTACCACACACAACTTGCCATTCCACCAGTGAAGATTAGACTCGCTCTCAGGGACTGGGCTCCAACCCAGAAGTTTCTCAAGGATTCATTGAATTATGGGCATCACGATGTTGTTTACATATACGAAAAGCTTGTTGCAAACAAAGCCATACACTACACAGCCATGCCACATTTTCTCAGCTTCCAAAAGCAGTTGAAACCAAAGAGGGACGCCGTGTGTACAGAGTTTCTTGGGAGGAGCACAGCCGTCCAGGAGCTCTTCTCTGCCGACATCCTGGAGGAGATGTCCAACATCCAGAGCCACTATGAGCAGCTGAAGGAGGCCACGGTGGAGGTCAGCTGCCAGGCCACCATGACCCATCGAAACTTTTCCGCCCAACTGAAAGACAGCATGTCAGAGTTCATCACTTGGCAGAAGAAGACTTTCTCACAGGAGAACAAAGGCAAGAAGTCTGTTGTTGAtgattgtgatgatgatgatgatgatgatgatgatgaagatgatgaggtGGAGAAGCACGCTGAggcagagagcagcagcagggccAGGCTCCTGTCCTCCATCAAGCAGAAGAGCTACAGCAACTTCCAGGAGGCGTCCAAGGCCAGGAGGCATCGACAGGCCGAGACAGTGGAGTCCTCCAGCTCCGGGGCAGATCAGGTCCAGGAAACTGGGGCTCGGCAGCGAAAGAGGCCTCCCTCACTGCGGGCCAGGACCCAGAAGAGTCTCGGGGTGACGCGGGATGACAGCAAGCTCCAGACCTGGCTCCTGAGTGCTCCTAAGAAGCAGGAGAGGGTGCCGGTGAAGAGGACCAACCAGACAGCACCTTTCAAACCATGA
- the arl9 gene encoding ADP-ribosylation factor-like protein 9 — MIGLKEAGVLGTSVVVAGGVAYLLWTYASSSSGEEKPETRPEKDGKSAREEEEGKAQKRREEAAAEQTVVAAAAAAVAAAQTQKASMSKSVESAGTQVLVLGLDGAGKTSLLHCLATGCLEQDMEPTQGFNAVSISREDLHIEFLEIGGKEELRPYWQKYMSKALLLVFVVDSSNPQLFPVAKKHLHELLASDPRLPLMILAHKQDLPGSCSITDLHDALSLSEVGDRKLYLIGTYVKKGDAELAYGVQDARDLIIQMVCDGR; from the exons ATGATCGGTTTGAAGGAAGCCGGTGTCCTCGGCACCTCCGTCGTTGTAGCGGGGGGAGTCGCTTATCTTCTATGGACCTACGCGTCCTCCTCCTCCGGGGAGGAGAAGCCTGAAACTCGGCCGGAGAAAGACGGTAAAAGTGCtcgagaggaagaagagggaaaggcacagaagagaagagaggaagctGCGGCTGAACAAACTGTTGTGGCCGCCgccgctgctgctgttgctgctgctcaaACTCAGAAAGCATCGATG TCCAAGTCTGTGGAGTCAGCAGGGACGCAGGTGCTGGTTCTGGGTCTGGATGGAGCGGGTAAAACCAGCCTGCTGCACTGTTTGGCCACCGGGTGCCTGGAGCAGGACATGGAGCCGACGCAGGGCTTCAACGCAGTCTCCATCAGCAGAGAGGATCTGCACATTGAATTCCTAGAAA ttggAGGTAAAGAGGAGCTCCGGCCGTACTGGCAGAAGTACATGTCCAAGGCCCTCCTGCTGGTGTTCGTGGTCGACTCCTCCAACCCACAGCTTTTCCCCGTTGCTAAGAAGCATTTACATGAGCTGCTGGCCTCTGACCCCCGCCTGCCTTTAATGATACTGGCCCACAAACAG GACCTTCCAGGATCCTGCAGCATCACCGACCTCCACGacgctctgtctctgtccgagGTCGGAGACCGCAAGTTGTACCTCATCGGCACCTACGTGAAGAAGGGCGACGCGGAGCTTGCCTATGGCGTCCAGGACGCTCGCGACCTGATCATCCAGATGGTTTGTGACGGCAGATAA
- the leprotl1 gene encoding leptin receptor overlapping transcript-like 1 has product MAGIKALISLSFGGAIGLMFLMLGCALPVYDKYWPLFLLFFYILSPIPYCISRRVVDDTDSASNACKELAIFLTTGIVISAFGLPIIFARAEVIAWGACALVLTGNIVIFGTILGFFMVFGSNDDFSWQQW; this is encoded by the exons ATGGCTGGGATTAAAG CTCTCATCAGCCTGTCTTTTGGAGGGGCCATTGGCCTCATGTTCCTCATGCTAGGATGTGCCCTCCCTGTGTACGA CAAATACTGGCCTttgttcctcctcttcttctacaTCCTCTCTCCCATCCCTTACTGCATCTCGCGGCGGGTGGTTGATGACACAGACTCAGCCAGTAACGCCTGCAAAGAGCTGGCCATCTTCCTCACGACGGGCATTGTCATCTCAGCCTTCGGCCTGCCCATAATCTTCGCACGAGCTGAAGTA ATTGCCTGGGGGGCGTGTGCGCTCGTTCTAACGGGTAACATAGTCATCTTCGGGACCATCCTGGGCTTCTTCATGGTCTTTGGATCCAACGACGACTTCAGTTGGCAGCAGTGGTAA
- the srp72 gene encoding signal recognition particle subunit SRP72, with protein MASGGVSVPSLWTEVNRCGQNGDFTRALKALTKILHENRDDVTALHCKIVCLVQNGSFKEALNVMNTHSKLLGSDVAFEKAYCEYRLNRVDSALKTIEAAPEQTDKLKELYGQVLYRLERYDDCKSVYTDLIRNSQDEYEEERKTNLAAVVASMSQWEEAPLEDLGLPESTYELCYNAACTLIGQGQLTEALNKLRQAEELCRVSLADDSDVTEEDIESELAVIHSQMAYIMQLQGRTDDALQLYNQVIKLKPSDVGLLAVTANNIITINKDQNVFDSKKKVKLTNAEGVEYKLAKKQLQAIDFNKALLAMYTNQADQCRKLSSSLQSQNPGHPRPVLIQVAQLCREKQHSRAIELLQQFSDQHPESASGIKLTMAQLYLIQGHVTKACDVLRSIEEFKHKSGMISALVTMYSHEEDIDSAIEIFKQAIEHYQSEQPGSAAHLALVREAANFKLKYGRKKEAISDLEQLWKQNTNDIHTLAQLISAYSLVDTDKAKSLSKHLPSADTMALNVDVDELENSHGANYVRKKAAKVTGENLPKEQIQGEIKKKKKKKRGKLPKNYDPTGTPDPERWMPMKERSYYRGKKKGKKKEQIGKGTQGAMAGASAELDASKTASSPPTSPRPGSASSSSTAAASNVVPPRQQKPAASGATRKKAPQKKKKGGKGGW; from the exons ATGGCGAGCGGAGGGGTCTCGGTGCCTTCGCTGTGGACTGAAGTTAATCGTTGCGGGCAGAATGGAGACTTTACAAGAGCCCTTAAAGCTCTAACTAAAA TTCTGCACGAAAACAGGGATGATGTGACGGCCCTTCACTGTAAAATAGTTTGTCTCGTTCAGAATGGCAGCTTCAAAGAGGCGCTGAATGTAATGAACACACATTCAAAACTACTCGGCAG TGATGTTGCGTTTGAGAAGGCGTACTGCGAGTACCGGCTGAACAGAGTGGATAGTGCCCTGAAGACCATTGAGGCTGCTCCTGAACAAACAGACAAGCTGAAGGAGCTCTACGGTCAAGTG TTGTACAGACTGGAGCGCTACGACGACTGCAAGAGTGTCTACACAGATCTGATCAGGAATTCCCAGGATGAGTacgaggaggagaggaagactAACCTCGCTGCTGTGGTGGCGTCTATGAGTCAGTGGGAGGAAGCTCCGTTG GAAGATCTAGGTCTTCCCGAGTCCACGTATGAGTTGTGCTACAATGCTGCCTGCACTTTGATTGGCCAAGGACAGCTTACAGAGGCACTCAATAAACTACGACAAGCAGAGG aGCTTTGCAGAGTCTCATTGGCAGATGATTCT GATGTGACCGAGGAGGACATTGAGTCAGAGCTGGCCGTCATCCATTCTCAGATGGCGTACATCATGCAATTACAAGGTCGGACAGACGACGCTCTGCAGCTCTACAACCAGGTCATCAAGCTCAA GCCATCAGATGTAGGGCTGCTTGCTGTGACTGCCAACAATATCATTACAATAAACAAG GACCAAAACGTGTTTGACTCCAAGAAAAAGGTGAAACTGACAAACGCTGAAGGTGTTGAATACAAGCTGGCGAAGAAGCAGCTGCAGGCCATTGACTTCAACAAAGCCCTCCTGGCCATGTACACGAACCAG GCTGACCAGTGCAGGAAACTGTCATCCAGTCTTCAGTCTCAGAATCCGGGTCACCCGCGGCCGGTCCTCATCCAGGTTGCTCAACTGTGCAGGGAGAAGCAGCACAGCAGGGCCATCGAGCTGCTCCAG CAATTCTCAGACCAACATCCAGAGAGTGCGTCTGGCATCAAACTGACAATGGCACAACTCTATTTAATACAAG GTCACGTAACAAAAGCTTGTGATGTTCTAAGGTCCATTGAAGAGTTCAAGCACAAATCGGGGATG ATTTCAGCTCTGGTAACGATGTACTCCCACGAAGAAGACATTGACAGCGCTATTGAGATTTTCAAACAAGCTATTGAGCACTACCAGTCTGAACAG CCCGGATCTGCTGCACACTTAGCACTTGTACGAGAAGCTGCCAATTTCAAACTGAAGTACGGACGGAAAAAAGAAGCCATCAGTGATCTGGAGCAGCTGTGGAA GCAAAACACCAACGACATCCACACACTGGCACAACTCATCTCGGCGTATTCTCTGGTGGACACGGATAAAGCCAAATC CCTCAGCAAGCACCTACCCTCCGCAGACACAATGGCCTTAAATGTGGACGTGGACGAGCTGGAGAACTCCCACGGAGCCAACTACGTCAGGAAAAAAGCTGCTAAGGTCACAGGAGAAAACCTTCCCAAAGAACAAAT CCAAGGAGAgattaaaaagaagaagaagaaaaagagag GCAAACTGCCCAAGAACTACGACCCCACAGGCACCCCTGACCCTGAGAGGTGGATGCCCATGAAGGAGCGTTCCTACTACAGAGGCAAGAAGAAGGGAAAGAAGAAGGAGCAAATAGGAAAAGGCACACAGGGAGCGATGGCAGGCGCTTCGGCCGAGTT GGATGCCAGTAAGACAGCCAGTAGCCCCCCTACCTCCCCCAGACCAGGGTCTGCATCCAGCTCCTCTACAGCCGCCGCCAGCAACGTGGTCCCCCCACGGCAGCAGAAACCTGCAGCCTCGGGGGCCACACGCAAGAAGGcaccacagaagaagaagaagggagGCAAAGGAGGCTGGTAG